The following proteins are encoded in a genomic region of Archaeoglobaceae archaeon:
- a CDS encoding acetolactate synthase large subunit translates to MRAADAFIKALEKEGVEVIFGIPGGAILEIYDALYDSNIRHITTRHEQGATHAADGYARASGKVGVVFATSGPGATNTVTGIANAYMDSSPLVVFTGQVARHLIGNDAFQEADITGITMPITKHNYLVTDPKSLLRIVKEAFHIASTGRPGPVLVDIPKDVSQADIEFEYPSKIDLMGYKPKYEGHPMQIKRAVELIMKAERPIILAGGGVRISNAQKELTELAEGIPAFVVTTLMGKGAISEYHPLCLGFVGMHGSKYANYALSESDLIIAVGCRFSDRTTGNASLFAPNAKIIHIDIDPAEIGKNIRVDVPIVGDAKRILSQLKKMIEYKQRKEWGDKVKEWREKYPLKYEKDGFKPQFVVEKACEFFPDAIITTEVGQNQMWAAQFFKVKYPRQFISSGGLGTMGFGFPAAMGAKVACPDKEVIDIAGDGSFLMNIQELATCVHYKIPVKVFILNNGYLGMVRQWQQLFYKERYSATCIGCEKMSFEKIAKGFGAIGITVEKPSEVEDAFKLVKENYDVPVVVDFRVDFKANVLPMVPPGKGLKDIIEVEV, encoded by the coding sequence ATGCGTGCTGCCGATGCCTTTATCAAGGCTCTTGAAAAGGAGGGTGTTGAGGTCATCTTTGGCATACCAGGGGGAGCGATACTCGAGATCTACGATGCTCTCTATGACTCAAACATAAGGCACATAACCACGAGACATGAACAGGGGGCGACACATGCCGCAGATGGCTATGCAAGAGCAAGCGGGAAGGTTGGAGTTGTTTTCGCAACTTCTGGCCCTGGAGCAACGAATACTGTAACGGGGATTGCAAATGCTTACATGGACTCCTCGCCACTTGTTGTCTTTACAGGGCAGGTAGCCAGACACCTTATAGGAAACGATGCTTTCCAAGAAGCAGATATAACTGGTATAACGATGCCAATAACCAAACACAATTACTTAGTGACAGATCCAAAAAGCTTGCTTAGAATAGTGAAAGAAGCTTTTCATATAGCCTCAACCGGTCGTCCTGGTCCTGTGCTTGTCGACATCCCGAAAGATGTTTCGCAAGCAGACATCGAATTTGAATATCCAAGCAAAATCGATTTGATGGGTTATAAGCCGAAATACGAAGGTCATCCAATGCAAATTAAGAGAGCAGTAGAGCTTATAATGAAAGCAGAAAGACCAATAATACTTGCAGGAGGAGGGGTTAGAATTTCAAATGCACAAAAAGAGCTTACAGAGCTTGCTGAAGGAATTCCTGCATTTGTTGTGACAACTTTGATGGGTAAAGGGGCTATTAGCGAATACCACCCCCTTTGTTTAGGCTTTGTAGGAATGCATGGCTCAAAGTATGCAAATTACGCTTTAAGCGAGAGCGACCTCATTATAGCTGTTGGCTGTCGATTCAGTGATCGAACTACTGGAAATGCTTCATTGTTTGCTCCAAATGCGAAGATAATCCACATAGATATAGACCCGGCAGAAATTGGCAAAAATATTCGAGTCGACGTGCCAATCGTTGGCGATGCAAAGAGAATCCTAAGCCAGCTAAAAAAGATGATCGAGTATAAACAACGAAAGGAGTGGGGGGACAAAGTGAAGGAATGGAGAGAGAAATATCCACTTAAATACGAAAAGGATGGTTTTAAACCGCAATTTGTCGTTGAGAAGGCTTGTGAGTTCTTTCCAGATGCGATAATCACCACAGAAGTCGGTCAGAACCAGATGTGGGCGGCCCAGTTCTTTAAGGTGAAGTATCCGAGACAGTTTATCAGCAGTGGCGGTCTGGGGACAATGGGCTTTGGTTTCCCTGCTGCAATGGGTGCAAAGGTTGCGTGTCCTGATAAAGAAGTTATAGATATCGCTGGAGATGGAAGCTTTTTGATGAATATTCAGGAACTTGCAACCTGTGTGCATTACAAAATACCGGTAAAGGTTTTCATTTTAAATAATGGTTATCTTGGAATGGTCAGACAATGGCAACAGTTGTTCTACAAGGAAAGATACTCCGCAACATGCATAGGCTGTGAAAAAATGAGCTTCGAAAAAATAGCAAAAGGCTTTGGTGCAATTGGGATTACTGTTGAAAAGCCAAGCGAAGTGGAAGATGCATTCAAACTCGTTAAAGAAAACTACGATGTTCCGGTTGTGGTAGACTTTAGAGTTGACTTTAAGGCGAACGTTCTCCCAATGGTCCCACCCGGGAAAGGTTTAAAGGATATAATTGAGGTGGAGGTATGA
- the lysA gene encoding diaminopimelate decarboxylase, with the protein MLSRNNGVLFIEGVSLVEIAEKYGTPVYITSKTQLEKNIEAYKEAFPDAEKLYAVKANNNLAIMKIIASNGFGADVFSAGELYLAILAGFDRKKILFNGNSKSDAEIEMGVQAGVKFSVDSYDELKTIQKIAEAEGKEVEITFRINPDIDPKTHPKIATGLKESKFGIPEEQAVKAYEMALSMKNVVPIGIHCHIGSQIIETSPFVSAMQKIGKIAREIEQIGVELEFIDIGGGLGIDYEGKGVITPLDLAKDLLPVFDKICVNLRSKPKLWLEPGRSIVGNTTILLTRVNAVKKGYKNFVAVDAGFNLLIRPAMYGSYHRVLVANKESGEEEIYTIVGPICESGDVLARDRKLPKVEKGDLIAILDAGAYGFAMSSQYNGRPRCAEVLVSGSKTALIREAETFGDLVAKQRIPEWI; encoded by the coding sequence ATGTTGAGCCGAAATAATGGGGTTCTTTTTATTGAAGGTGTATCCTTAGTCGAGATTGCAGAAAAGTATGGCACACCGGTTTACATAACATCAAAGACACAACTTGAGAAGAATATTGAAGCCTACAAGGAGGCATTTCCAGATGCCGAGAAGCTTTATGCTGTGAAGGCTAACAACAACTTAGCAATAATGAAAATAATAGCATCAAATGGATTTGGAGCAGATGTTTTCAGTGCTGGGGAGCTTTATTTGGCTATATTAGCTGGATTTGATAGAAAAAAGATTCTATTTAATGGAAATTCAAAGAGCGATGCAGAAATAGAGATGGGTGTTCAGGCAGGCGTAAAATTCAGTGTAGACAGCTACGATGAACTAAAAACAATTCAGAAAATTGCAGAAGCAGAAGGAAAAGAAGTTGAGATTACATTTCGCATAAATCCTGATATCGATCCAAAAACGCATCCAAAGATCGCAACAGGACTAAAGGAGTCAAAGTTCGGGATTCCAGAGGAACAGGCTGTGAAGGCATATGAAATGGCTCTGAGCATGAAGAATGTTGTCCCAATAGGAATTCACTGCCATATAGGCAGTCAAATTATCGAAACTTCACCATTTGTTTCTGCAATGCAAAAGATAGGAAAAATTGCCAGAGAGATCGAGCAAATCGGAGTTGAACTTGAATTCATCGATATTGGTGGGGGTCTCGGAATTGACTACGAAGGAAAAGGTGTGATCACACCTTTAGATCTTGCTAAAGATTTGCTACCTGTTTTTGACAAAATCTGCGTCAATCTTCGATCAAAACCAAAGCTCTGGCTTGAACCCGGAAGAAGCATAGTTGGAAACACCACGATACTTCTCACAAGAGTTAATGCAGTCAAAAAAGGCTACAAGAATTTTGTAGCGGTTGATGCAGGCTTTAATCTTCTCATCCGCCCCGCAATGTATGGTTCCTATCATCGCGTTCTTGTCGCAAATAAGGAAAGTGGAGAAGAAGAGATTTACACAATTGTTGGCCCAATATGTGAAAGTGGAGACGTGCTTGCAAGAGATCGCAAGCTTCCAAAGGTAGAGAAAGGCGATTTGATTGCAATTCTCGATGCTGGTGCATATGGATTTGCGATGAGTAGTCAATACAACGGTCGCCCAAGGTGTGCAGAGGTTCTTGTGAGTGGCAGTAAAACCGCCTTAATAAGGGAAGCCGAAACTTTTGGAGATCTCGTGGCTAAGCAGAGAATTCCGGAGTGGATTTGA
- a CDS encoding 30S ribosomal protein S15: MARMHKSRRGKSGSKKVYRNAPPEWVEMSKEEVIKKILELYNEGLEPSKIGMVLRDRYGIPSVRQITGKKLVDILKENGISMKYPEDLKALIKKALRLRKHLESHKKDLHNRRGLQLIEAKIWRLSSYYKEIGVLPADWSYDPEKLRVELS; this comes from the coding sequence ATGGCAAGGATGCATAAAAGCAGAAGGGGAAAGTCTGGATCGAAGAAGGTTTACAGGAATGCTCCCCCAGAATGGGTAGAAATGTCAAAAGAGGAGGTAATCAAGAAAATATTAGAATTATACAATGAAGGCTTAGAACCGTCAAAAATTGGAATGGTTCTAAGAGATAGATACGGGATACCTTCAGTAAGGCAGATAACAGGCAAGAAACTCGTTGACATCCTTAAAGAAAACGGAATAAGCATGAAATACCCCGAAGATCTAAAAGCACTAATAAAAAAGGCCCTGAGACTCAGAAAACATTTGGAGTCGCATAAGAAGGATCTGCACAACAGAAGGGGCTTACAGCTTATCGAAGCTAAAATTTGGAGACTTTCAAGTTATTACAAGGAAATAGGTGTTCTTCCGGCAGATTGGTCATACGATCCAGAAAAACTGCGTGTAGAACTATCTTAA
- a CDS encoding dihydroneopterin aldolase family protein: MEKKIIASFEAGIKLGALFHQFIGAPVSEKNAEILERAMESCLKLQPYVIEAKVSIDRKKLKNVSQFGYTSLSPDMLRARVVVEFEGERVEAVLEWDESLRYPLMRLL, translated from the coding sequence ATGGAAAAGAAAATAATTGCAAGCTTTGAAGCTGGAATAAAACTTGGTGCGCTATTTCACCAGTTTATAGGAGCTCCAGTTTCTGAAAAAAATGCAGAGATTCTTGAAAGAGCTATGGAAAGCTGTTTAAAGTTACAACCGTATGTAATCGAAGCAAAAGTAAGCATAGACAGAAAAAAGTTGAAAAATGTCTCCCAGTTTGGATACACCTCTCTATCACCTGATATGCTTAGAGCGAGAGTTGTTGTGGAATTTGAAGGTGAAAGAGTTGAAGCTGTGCTCGAATGGGACGAGAGCTTACGTTATCCATTGATGAGGCTCCTATGA
- the pssA gene encoding CDP-diacylglycerol--serine O-phosphatidyltransferase: MRIFREVSLADSMSVLNALFGFSAIVYAIHDYEKSFTLFYLALIADGLDGWVASKTEKSKIGRELDSLADAISFGVFPSVAMIVQNISLFAFSSLFLAFSILRLARFNVLSLDGFLGIPTSVSAIAVTSLLRLQQPFEVIALSAIILSIMMISDLNYPKLRGHHLLLPGAILILGIFYIEFCYLLLLCVVIYGLYPVSKLWKRK; encoded by the coding sequence ATGAGAATATTCAGAGAAGTTAGTCTCGCAGACTCAATGAGCGTTTTAAACGCTCTTTTCGGCTTTTCGGCGATAGTTTATGCAATCCATGACTATGAAAAAAGCTTCACTCTTTTTTATCTTGCATTGATCGCCGATGGACTCGATGGATGGGTAGCTTCAAAAACCGAAAAAAGTAAAATTGGCAGAGAACTCGATTCACTTGCAGACGCCATTTCGTTCGGTGTTTTCCCCTCTGTTGCAATGATCGTTCAAAATATATCTCTTTTTGCATTTTCCTCTCTTTTCTTGGCTTTCTCAATCCTAAGACTTGCGAGATTCAATGTTCTGAGTCTGGATGGATTTCTGGGTATACCAACAAGCGTTAGTGCGATCGCAGTTACATCGCTATTGCGACTTCAGCAACCTTTTGAAGTTATAGCTCTCTCCGCCATTATTTTGTCTATAATGATGATTTCCGATCTGAATTATCCAAAATTAAGGGGGCACCACCTTCTACTTCCGGGAGCTATTTTAATACTTGGAATTTTTTATATAGAGTTCTGTTATCTACTTTTACTCTGCGTTGTTATATATGGTCTTTATCCGGTGAGTAAGCTATGGAAAAGAAAATAA
- a CDS encoding phosphatidylserine decarboxylase, producing the protein MIEKGGFKIFCSFVILFILFLFISLPIAILMLSFAIFTAYFFRDPERKIGDGVVSPADGKIDYIAGNRLEIFMSPFDCHVNRAPIDGKVLKVKFQEGRVLPAFWRIKDPRMNEILIEAEDGVFKVIQIAGIFARRIVCYVKEGENLKKGDRIGIIRFGSRVVLEVPQNYVFVKKMGDKVKAGETVAVKNENIQRS; encoded by the coding sequence TTGATTGAAAAAGGAGGATTCAAGATATTTTGCTCCTTCGTGATTCTCTTTATTTTATTCTTATTTATCTCCCTCCCAATAGCCATTCTAATGCTGTCTTTTGCAATTTTCACCGCATACTTTTTCAGAGATCCAGAAAGAAAAATCGGAGATGGAGTTGTATCTCCTGCAGACGGAAAGATTGACTATATTGCCGGAAACAGACTTGAGATATTCATGTCTCCATTTGATTGTCATGTCAACAGAGCTCCGATAGATGGCAAGGTTTTAAAAGTTAAATTCCAAGAAGGAAGAGTTTTACCGGCTTTTTGGAGAATAAAAGACCCAAGAATGAACGAAATTCTCATAGAAGCAGAAGATGGAGTCTTTAAAGTAATTCAGATAGCGGGTATATTCGCCAGAAGGATAGTTTGTTATGTTAAAGAGGGTGAAAATTTGAAAAAAGGTGACAGGATTGGGATAATCCGTTTTGGCTCTCGAGTTGTTCTGGAAGTTCCTCAAAATTACGTATTTGTTAAAAAGATGGGGGATAAAGTAAAGGCAGGAGAAACGGTGGCGGTAAAGAATGAGAATATTCAGAGAAGTTAG
- the artA gene encoding archaeosortase A has product MLSEIIASVSIIPMLIYVLKKNTLIGTLAWSIFSMACITKSLEFFNSKDYVNFVIFLLGAVFFVFMAKSILSRNSRTFVEVTSFSALACIFYFPFVFIPQLNSTIIDSTALLTAEIGKILGYPMNANGKVVELNSCSVEIILPCTAIESMALFAGATLGISANIKRKLKAFLLSVPIIYSLNLFRNVFVIVSFAYSIFGEDSFYIAHHVIAKILSFIALLAIAYVVFRILPELTELIYSLKYEIARGVRVD; this is encoded by the coding sequence ATGTTATCGGAAATCATAGCATCGGTTAGCATAATCCCGATGTTGATATATGTTTTGAAAAAAAACACCTTAATTGGCACGCTGGCATGGTCTATTTTTAGCATGGCTTGTATAACAAAATCTCTGGAGTTTTTTAACAGTAAAGATTACGTTAATTTCGTTATATTTTTGCTTGGAGCCGTCTTTTTTGTTTTTATGGCAAAATCGATTCTTTCTCGAAATTCAAGGACTTTTGTAGAAGTAACATCTTTTTCTGCTTTGGCCTGCATCTTTTATTTTCCATTTGTATTCATTCCACAGCTTAATTCAACAATTATCGATTCAACTGCCCTTCTAACAGCAGAAATCGGAAAAATTCTTGGCTATCCGATGAATGCGAATGGAAAAGTTGTTGAACTGAACAGCTGTTCAGTCGAAATCATACTCCCATGCACTGCAATAGAAAGCATGGCCCTATTTGCAGGGGCAACGCTTGGCATTAGTGCCAACATAAAAAGAAAGCTAAAAGCTTTTCTATTATCTGTGCCAATAATCTACAGCCTGAATCTCTTTAGAAACGTATTTGTAATTGTAAGCTTTGCATACTCAATCTTCGGAGAAGATAGCTTTTATATCGCACACCACGTAATTGCCAAGATTCTGTCCTTCATAGCGCTTTTAGCAATAGCCTATGTTGTATTCCGCATTCTGCCCGAACTTACGGAACTCATTTATTCCCTGAAATACGAGATTGCAAGGGGGGTTAGAGTTGATTGA
- a CDS encoding ATP-binding protein produces the protein MENIRLVELLLTAEIFNRFENLSESDIPKDIRKALYSKGMLKRPIVVKEDNVLRYSGKISNDLPFIDFNPMTKQFKITSFDLAIKWFATKGLELIKRNPVLAYYYENFDSLDVSYEDAKRVNPPAHGDKEWLSNVVAELTKNDETREMLDLVRIFSPEEITVDFDSIALSEEQLEEVRKIEIAIGEKEYLKKIGLVDIGKILFIGPPGTGKTTTARALSKRLYLPLLEVKLSMITSQYLGETSKNIEKVFEIAKRLSPCILFIDEFDYVAKMRTSDEHAAIKRAVNTLLKAIDDINLVNDGVLLIAATNHPSILDLAVWRRFDKILEFPEPEEKIRKRIFEIFLEKIEGEFNIDELVKETAGFTGADIKLVVREAVLKALLEGRKRLSQDDLISAINEIKSRFKIRCQEP, from the coding sequence ATGGAAAACATAAGGTTGGTTGAACTCTTGTTAACTGCAGAGATATTCAACCGATTCGAGAATTTGAGTGAGAGCGATATCCCCAAAGATATTCGAAAGGCGCTTTACAGCAAAGGAATGCTCAAGAGGCCAATTGTTGTAAAAGAAGATAACGTGCTGAGGTATTCGGGTAAGATTTCGAATGATCTGCCATTCATTGATTTTAATCCAATGACAAAACAGTTCAAAATAACTTCCTTTGACTTAGCAATTAAATGGTTTGCTACAAAAGGTTTAGAGTTGATAAAACGGAATCCGGTGCTTGCATACTACTATGAAAACTTTGATTCGCTTGACGTTTCTTACGAAGATGCAAAGAGAGTAAACCCACCTGCTCATGGCGACAAGGAATGGCTATCAAATGTTGTTGCAGAGCTAACAAAGAACGATGAGACGAGAGAAATGCTTGATCTTGTAAGAATATTCTCGCCAGAAGAAATAACAGTTGATTTTGATTCAATTGCGCTAAGTGAGGAACAGCTCGAAGAGGTCAGAAAGATCGAGATTGCAATTGGCGAGAAAGAATATCTTAAAAAAATTGGGCTCGTAGATATAGGCAAGATACTCTTCATAGGTCCTCCTGGCACGGGAAAGACTACAACTGCAAGAGCTCTAAGTAAGAGGTTATATCTACCTCTGCTTGAAGTGAAGCTTTCGATGATCACCAGCCAATATCTGGGCGAGACCTCAAAGAACATCGAAAAAGTATTTGAGATAGCGAAAAGACTTAGCCCCTGCATACTGTTTATCGATGAATTCGATTACGTTGCAAAAATGAGAACGAGCGATGAACATGCAGCTATAAAAAGAGCCGTAAACACTTTGCTAAAAGCAATTGATGACATAAACCTCGTTAACGACGGTGTTCTGTTAATTGCTGCCACAAACCATCCTTCAATCCTTGATCTTGCAGTCTGGAGAAGATTCGACAAAATTCTCGAATTTCCAGAGCCAGAGGAAAAAATCAGAAAAAGGATATTCGAAATATTTCTCGAAAAAATTGAGGGTGAGTTTAACATAGACGAGCTCGTTAAAGAGACTGCAGGATTCACAGGGGCAGATATAAAGCTTGTGGTGAGGGAGGCAGTGCTTAAAGCTTTGCTTGAGGGCAGAAAACGCTTGTCGCAGGACGATCTTATATCCGCAATAAATGAGATAAAGAGCAGATTCAAAATAAGATGTCAGGAACCATGA
- a CDS encoding MBL fold metallo-hydrolase yields MSGTMIIKLLGTGDSPGTPVLNCHCKTCEDARRNGWERKRFSILIKNAGKIILIDTSPDLRRQLLENRIERVDAVLWTHPHFDHFGGFSEFYRVQGDIDVYTTPQIHESIGKYLHFLSYKRREVDVYEKFSISNLTFTLFPVNHPPVDAVGVKIEWNGYRIVITGDTNIEIPETSIAEMHKPDLFIVDSIAPSGKFKKHMNAKEALSLAERVEAKKVVLTHMGHFFPPPKIAVRYYPVGEDYQEFTFGEGTLNEFIGD; encoded by the coding sequence ATGTCAGGAACCATGATAATCAAACTTCTTGGCACTGGAGACTCGCCTGGAACTCCTGTGTTAAATTGTCACTGTAAAACCTGTGAGGATGCAAGAAGAAACGGATGGGAAAGAAAAAGATTTTCGATTTTAATTAAAAATGCTGGAAAAATAATTCTAATTGATACGTCTCCCGATCTTAGAAGGCAGTTACTTGAGAACAGAATCGAGAGAGTCGATGCAGTATTATGGACGCATCCTCACTTCGATCACTTTGGTGGCTTTAGTGAATTCTATAGGGTCCAGGGGGATATTGATGTGTATACAACTCCACAGATTCATGAAAGCATTGGGAAATATCTTCATTTTCTGAGCTACAAGAGAAGAGAAGTCGACGTGTATGAAAAATTTTCAATTTCAAACCTCACGTTTACGCTCTTTCCTGTAAACCACCCCCCAGTGGATGCGGTGGGCGTAAAAATTGAATGGAATGGCTACAGAATTGTTATAACAGGAGATACAAACATAGAAATACCTGAGACCAGTATTGCGGAAATGCATAAACCCGATTTGTTTATAGTAGACTCAATCGCTCCAAGCGGTAAGTTTAAGAAGCACATGAATGCCAAAGAGGCTTTGTCTCTGGCGGAGAGGGTTGAGGCGAAAAAAGTTGTTCTAACCCATATGGGGCACTTCTTTCCCCCTCCAAAGATCGCTGTTCGTTACTATCCTGTGGGTGAAGATTATCAGGAGTTCACTTTTGGAGAGGGAACGCTCAATGAATTCATTGGGGATTGA
- a CDS encoding hydantoinase/oxoprolinase family protein → MNSLGIDIGGANLKVTNGQENKIIYFPMWKKAPELGNKLKEIANHFGAEKAGVVITAELADVFKSKKEGVGFIAKKCYEVFREVYFLDIDGHLTKEIEDPLKFCASNWMASVTFLLAEGYRDFLFVDMGSTTTDLIPVKDRVMSAKTDFERLKRRELIYIGVLRTPVFYVLRRFKGVELCPEFFAITADVFRITGEIDEEDYNCDTPDSAGKGVTDCMRRLARTVCCDLEELGEENVKLLALMTRKTIIKILGEEIRSKVLQYGLKRVLACGIGEFLVEHAFDCTKLSKIYGEASKLFPAFAMLKLVEKT, encoded by the coding sequence ATGAATTCATTGGGGATTGACATAGGCGGAGCAAACCTAAAAGTTACGAACGGCCAAGAGAACAAAATTATCTATTTTCCAATGTGGAAAAAAGCTCCAGAATTGGGAAATAAGCTAAAAGAGATTGCAAATCATTTTGGAGCAGAAAAAGCCGGGGTTGTAATTACTGCAGAACTTGCGGACGTATTCAAGAGCAAAAAAGAGGGTGTGGGGTTTATTGCGAAAAAATGTTATGAAGTATTCAGAGAAGTCTATTTTTTAGATATAGATGGACACCTTACAAAGGAGATTGAAGATCCCCTGAAGTTTTGTGCCAGTAACTGGATGGCTTCAGTTACTTTTTTATTGGCGGAGGGATACAGGGACTTTCTGTTTGTAGACATGGGTTCGACGACGACAGATCTTATTCCAGTAAAAGACAGAGTAATGTCTGCAAAAACCGACTTTGAACGACTGAAGAGAAGGGAACTAATCTACATCGGAGTTCTGAGAACTCCTGTATTTTATGTTCTAAGACGCTTTAAAGGAGTGGAACTCTGCCCAGAATTCTTTGCCATAACCGCAGATGTTTTTCGAATAACTGGAGAGATCGATGAGGAAGACTACAACTGCGATACTCCGGATTCTGCTGGAAAAGGAGTAACGGATTGTATGCGAAGACTTGCGAGAACCGTTTGTTGCGATCTTGAAGAGCTTGGCGAAGAAAACGTAAAATTGTTGGCTTTAATGACAAGGAAAACAATAATAAAGATCCTTGGGGAAGAAATTAGATCGAAAGTGTTGCAATATGGATTAAAAAGAGTTTTGGCATGTGGTATTGGTGAGTTTTTAGTAGAGCATGCGTTTGATTGCACAAAACTATCTAAAATTTACGGAGAAGCTTCAAAGCTTTTTCCAGCTTTTGCGATGTTAAAGCTTGTCGAGAAGACTTAA
- a CDS encoding class II aldolase/adducin family protein has product MIQDAIAIGKMLFQSKLVDGASGNLSFREGSKIMITKSGANLGALDENSFVEITHPSASRDRLVHAMIYKTTDYNAVIHCHGVFNVVLSIIKDKISPLDLEGKLFLKELNVVDIEFGTPEYAEAIAERIKNNGVIIAKAHGIYSAGKNLAEAFNKACYAEHSCEILYYLSLLDKL; this is encoded by the coding sequence ATGATCCAAGATGCGATAGCGATAGGAAAGATGCTATTTCAATCTAAGCTGGTTGATGGAGCAAGCGGGAATCTCAGCTTTCGTGAAGGGTCAAAAATAATGATCACAAAGTCAGGAGCAAATCTTGGAGCTTTGGATGAGAATTCATTCGTTGAAATAACTCATCCCTCTGCCTCGAGAGATCGGTTGGTGCATGCCATGATTTATAAGACAACAGACTACAACGCTGTTATCCACTGCCATGGTGTTTTTAATGTAGTTTTAAGTATTATAAAAGACAAAATATCCCCCTTAGACTTGGAAGGAAAGCTATTCTTGAAAGAACTAAATGTTGTAGATATTGAATTCGGAACACCCGAATATGCGGAAGCCATTGCAGAGAGGATTAAAAATAATGGAGTGATAATTGCCAAAGCCCATGGCATTTACTCTGCAGGAAAAAACTTGGCAGAAGCTTTCAACAAAGCGTGCTACGCAGAACATTCATGCGAGATTCTATACTATTTAAGTCTTCTCGACAAGCTTTAA
- the psmB gene encoding archaeal proteasome endopeptidase complex subunit beta, with the protein MDMDGKIYKGTTTVGLVCKDGVVLATEKRATMGNLIASRTAKKIYQVADRIAMTTAGSVGDAQFLARIIKVEASLYEIKRERKPTVRAIATLTSNLLNSYRYYPYLVQLLIGGVDEEGPKIFSIDPIGGAIEEKEIVATGSGSYTAYGVLEDRFTPDTTTGEAVELAVRAIMSAMKRDSASGDGIDVVRITEKEFHQLEPKEIEIIISKFRK; encoded by the coding sequence ATGGATATGGATGGAAAGATATATAAGGGAACGACCACGGTAGGCTTGGTCTGCAAGGATGGAGTAGTGCTCGCCACCGAAAAGAGAGCAACGATGGGCAACTTAATTGCGAGCAGAACAGCTAAGAAGATCTATCAGGTTGCAGATAGAATTGCTATGACCACAGCTGGAAGCGTTGGTGATGCTCAGTTTCTTGCGAGAATTATAAAAGTCGAAGCAAGTCTTTATGAAATTAAAAGAGAGAGAAAACCCACTGTCAGAGCGATTGCGACATTGACTTCGAATCTACTTAACTCCTATAGATATTATCCTTATCTCGTTCAGCTACTGATTGGAGGCGTCGATGAAGAAGGGCCCAAGATTTTCTCGATCGATCCAATAGGTGGTGCTATTGAGGAAAAAGAAATTGTGGCAACGGGTAGTGGTAGTTACACTGCCTATGGTGTCCTTGAAGATAGATTTACGCCAGATACAACCACGGGAGAGGCGGTGGAATTGGCTGTAAGGGCGATTATGTCCGCCATGAAGCGAGATTCTGCTTCTGGAGATGGTATAGATGTAGTAAGGATCACAGAAAAGGAATTTCATCAGTTGGAGCCAAAGGAGATTGAAATTATAATCTCAAAGTTCAGGAAGTAG